One part of the Arcanobacterium phocisimile genome encodes these proteins:
- a CDS encoding PH domain-containing protein, with product MALSEKLLGRDEHVIRHMHEHIKALFWNTCGLVLILIALVLALVFLPDSLRPWGTWACIVFALVAAFIVWFLPWLRWITSTYTITNRRIITRSGIFSKTGHDIPLSRISDVAYEHDLIDRIVGAGTLILETSAAQPLILHDVPRVEDVHVELTELLFSADTDEMDA from the coding sequence ATGGCGTTATCAGAAAAACTACTTGGCCGCGACGAACATGTTATTCGGCATATGCATGAGCATATTAAGGCCCTATTTTGGAATACTTGCGGACTCGTTCTGATCCTCATTGCGCTGGTGCTCGCCCTGGTTTTCCTTCCGGACTCTCTTCGCCCGTGGGGCACGTGGGCGTGTATCGTATTCGCCCTCGTTGCTGCTTTTATCGTATGGTTCTTGCCCTGGCTGCGATGGATCACCTCGACGTACACGATCACGAACCGTCGAATTATCACCCGCTCAGGGATCTTTTCGAAGACCGGACACGATATTCCGTTATCACGCATTTCAGATGTCGCTTATGAACACGATCTGATAGATCGTATCGTAGGGGCAGGTACTCTGATCTTGGAAACGTCAGCAGCCCAACCGCTTATCTTGCATGATGTTCCTCGGGTTGAAGATGTCCATGTTGAACTCACAGAGCTCTT